In one window of Candidatus Methylomirabilota bacterium DNA:
- a CDS encoding ribonuclease J, whose amino-acid sequence MPSLTEPAVRLIPLGGLGEIGLNMMLVEFGDDLIAVDCGLMFPDAEQMPGIDYIIPDFSYALAKRQGFRAVVLTHGHEDHVGALPYLLRQARLPVYGTRLTLALVADKLREHDLPAADLRLARPRDRIEIGPFTVEPIRVTHSIVDGIGLAIGTPVGTIVHTGDFKLDATPLDGEPPDYGRFTELGEQGVLVLCSDSTNVDRPGHTPSEAEVGVALRGRFQRASGRVIVATFASHIHRIQQVLSLAAEHDRHVALLGMSMQKNVAIAAEHGYLTVPPGVLLPLEELAALPPRRQVILSTGSQGEPHSALALMAAGEHKAIQIERGDLVIISARVIPGHERTIGRVVNGLLRLGAEVLSEDNAFVHVSGHASQEDLRQMLALTRPRYFVPVHGEYRHLLGHARLAETAGLPSERVFLLEDGMGLEVTKTAARVVGRYPVGRVLVDGKGVGDIGAVVLRDRQLLAQDGLVTVGLVVGRDGAVKAGPEIVSRGFVYVKENEPLLDELRDAVRAALDGREPAAFDREAIAALVRVTVRSFINQRFQRKPVVLPVILEV is encoded by the coding sequence GTGCCGTCTCTGACCGAGCCCGCCGTCCGCCTGATCCCCCTGGGCGGCCTCGGCGAGATCGGGCTCAACATGATGCTCGTCGAGTTCGGCGACGATCTCATCGCCGTCGATTGCGGTCTCATGTTTCCCGACGCCGAGCAGATGCCGGGGATCGACTACATCATCCCGGACTTCTCCTACGCCCTGGCCAAGCGCCAAGGTTTCCGCGCCGTCGTGCTGACCCACGGCCACGAGGACCACGTGGGCGCGCTGCCCTACCTGCTGCGCCAGGCGCGCCTGCCCGTGTACGGCACCCGGCTCACGCTGGCTCTGGTCGCCGACAAGCTGCGCGAGCACGATCTGCCGGCGGCGGATCTGCGCCTGGCGCGGCCGCGGGACCGGATCGAGATCGGCCCCTTCACGGTGGAGCCGATTCGGGTTACCCACTCCATCGTCGACGGCATCGGCCTGGCGATCGGAACTCCGGTCGGCACGATCGTTCACACCGGCGACTTCAAGCTCGACGCCACGCCACTGGACGGGGAACCGCCCGACTATGGGCGATTCACCGAGCTCGGCGAGCAGGGCGTGCTGGTCCTCTGCTCCGACTCCACGAACGTGGACCGCCCGGGCCACACGCCCTCCGAGGCGGAGGTCGGGGTGGCGCTCCGGGGGCGGTTTCAGCGCGCGAGCGGACGGGTGATCGTGGCGACCTTCGCGTCGCACATCCATCGCATCCAGCAGGTGCTCAGCCTGGCGGCCGAACACGACCGGCACGTCGCGTTACTGGGCATGAGCATGCAAAAGAACGTGGCCATCGCCGCGGAGCACGGCTACCTGACCGTCCCCCCGGGCGTGCTGCTGCCTCTGGAGGAGCTGGCCGCGCTGCCACCGCGGCGCCAGGTGATCCTCTCCACCGGCAGCCAGGGAGAACCCCACTCGGCGCTGGCCCTCATGGCCGCGGGCGAGCACAAGGCGATCCAGATCGAGCGGGGCGACCTCGTGATCATCTCGGCGCGGGTCATCCCGGGCCACGAGCGGACCATTGGACGGGTGGTCAACGGGCTGCTCCGGCTCGGGGCGGAGGTCCTCAGCGAGGACAACGCCTTCGTGCACGTCTCCGGTCACGCCAGCCAGGAGGACCTCAGGCAGATGCTCGCCCTGACTCGCCCCCGCTACTTCGTGCCGGTGCACGGCGAGTACCGTCACCTCCTGGGGCACGCGCGGTTGGCCGAGACCGCGGGGCTGCCGAGCGAGCGGGTCTTCCTGCTCGAGGACGGCATGGGTCTGGAGGTGACCAAGACCGCGGCTCGTGTGGTCGGTCGCTACCCCGTCGGGCGCGTGCTGGTGGACGGCAAGGGCGTCGGCGACATCGGGGCGGTCGTGCTGCGCGACCGCCAGCTCCTCGCTCAGGACGGGCTCGTCACCGTCGGGCTCGTCGTCGGCCGCGACGGCGCCGTCAAGGCCGGACCCGAGATCGTGTCGCGGGGCTTCGTGTACGTGAAGGAGAACGAGCCGCTGCTGGACGAGCTGCGGGATGCCGTCCGCGCGGCGCTGGACGGGCGCGAGCCCGCCGCCTTCGACCGCGAGGCCATCGCGGCGCTCGTCCGGGTCACCGTCCGGTCGTTCATCAACCAGCGCTTTCAGCGCAAGCCGGTGGTCTTGCCCGTGATCCTGGAGGTGTGA
- a CDS encoding DNA translocase FtsK 4TM domain-containing protein: protein MASAIGVSERPRRSRRRKPVGRWRREVKGIVLLVIAGFVLIALATVDPARNPTEQGGPVGPVGIWLGWTLLGMLGYAAFLLPLVLALLGIRVFVGPVTGAGWVPFAGLVVLVLSTTGLLTEAVPIWAPEETAAGGLIGWGLTQMLDAAVGRVGTWLVLVAGLPIGVLCITQVSYRALSRALGTRLTAWQRRGRARVGNTGAAPIPASAVAAPLPEPTPASEDLQPLVVVEPRARAASGPASQETFEFARNDAAVFQLPVLSLLRSPETAEHQLSREELQENAETLRRKLLDFEVEGRIVQVSPGPVITSYEFEPAPGVKISRVVNLADDLALALKAAAVRIVGPIPGRGTVAIEVPNAEPALVYLREIFAAPEFTQSKRRLPLALGKDVTGGPVVSDLTAMPHLLIAGATGTGKSVGLNAMICSILYTMTPADARFLMIDPKRLELTVYEGIPHLLARVVTDAKEAAARLRWIVGKMDERYALLQARQVRNIEGYNKVVEPAERLPYWVVVIDELADLMMASAGDVQTALVRLAQIARAVGIHLIVATQRPSVDVVTGLIKANFPTRIAFQMASKVDSRTVLDANGAEQLLGRGDMIFIPPGAGRHMRVHGAWVSDDEVKAVCEFLRAQGTAVYEEVKLPADGEPGGESGEGAERDDLYWECVRLVIGQRQASISFLQRRMGLGYPKAARFIDMMEQDRIIGPGQGAKPREILVGPDFLAKLGK from the coding sequence ATGGCAAGCGCGATCGGCGTGAGCGAGCGGCCCCGGCGGAGCCGCCGGCGCAAACCGGTCGGCCGGTGGCGACGCGAGGTCAAGGGCATCGTCCTGCTCGTCATCGCCGGATTCGTGTTGATCGCGCTGGCGACGGTGGACCCCGCGCGGAACCCCACCGAGCAGGGAGGGCCGGTCGGCCCCGTCGGCATCTGGCTCGGCTGGACGCTCCTGGGCATGCTGGGCTATGCCGCCTTCCTGCTCCCCCTGGTGCTGGCGCTGCTCGGGATCCGCGTGTTCGTCGGCCCGGTCACCGGCGCGGGTTGGGTCCCGTTTGCCGGGTTGGTCGTGCTGGTCCTGAGCACGACGGGTCTGCTCACCGAGGCCGTGCCGATCTGGGCGCCCGAGGAGACGGCGGCCGGCGGGCTCATCGGGTGGGGGCTGACCCAGATGCTCGACGCCGCCGTGGGTCGCGTGGGGACCTGGCTCGTCCTCGTCGCCGGCCTGCCCATCGGCGTGCTGTGCATCACCCAGGTGTCCTACAGGGCGCTGTCGCGCGCCCTCGGAACGCGGCTCACCGCCTGGCAGCGGCGTGGCAGGGCCCGGGTGGGCAACACCGGCGCGGCGCCCATCCCGGCGAGCGCCGTCGCCGCCCCCCTGCCCGAGCCCACGCCGGCGAGCGAGGACCTCCAGCCGCTGGTCGTGGTCGAGCCCCGTGCCCGCGCTGCCAGCGGTCCGGCCTCCCAGGAAACCTTCGAGTTCGCCCGGAACGATGCGGCGGTGTTTCAGCTGCCCGTCCTGAGCCTGCTGCGCAGCCCGGAGACCGCGGAGCACCAGCTGAGCCGGGAAGAGCTGCAGGAGAACGCGGAGACGCTGCGGCGCAAGCTCCTGGACTTCGAGGTCGAAGGCCGCATCGTGCAGGTCAGCCCGGGCCCGGTCATCACCTCCTACGAGTTCGAGCCGGCGCCCGGCGTCAAGATCAGCCGGGTCGTCAACCTGGCCGACGACCTGGCGCTGGCTCTCAAGGCGGCGGCCGTGCGGATCGTCGGACCGATCCCGGGACGGGGGACGGTGGCCATCGAGGTCCCCAATGCCGAGCCGGCGCTGGTCTATCTCCGCGAGATCTTCGCCGCGCCGGAGTTCACGCAGTCCAAGCGGCGCTTGCCGCTGGCCCTGGGCAAGGACGTCACCGGCGGGCCCGTCGTCTCCGATCTCACCGCGATGCCCCATCTGCTGATCGCCGGCGCCACCGGGACCGGGAAGTCCGTCGGTCTCAACGCGATGATCTGCTCCATCCTGTACACGATGACGCCGGCCGACGCGCGCTTCCTCATGATCGACCCCAAGCGGCTGGAGCTCACCGTGTACGAGGGGATCCCGCATCTGCTGGCCCGGGTCGTCACCGACGCCAAGGAGGCTGCCGCCCGGCTGCGCTGGATCGTGGGCAAGATGGACGAGCGCTACGCGCTGCTCCAGGCGCGGCAGGTGCGGAACATCGAGGGCTACAACAAGGTGGTGGAGCCGGCCGAGCGGCTGCCCTACTGGGTCGTGGTGATCGACGAGCTGGCCGACCTCATGATGGCCTCGGCGGGAGATGTGCAGACGGCCCTCGTTCGGCTCGCCCAGATCGCGCGGGCCGTCGGCATCCACCTCATCGTCGCCACCCAGCGCCCCTCGGTCGACGTGGTCACGGGCCTCATCAAAGCCAATTTCCCGACCCGCATCGCCTTCCAGATGGCCTCCAAGGTCGATTCCCGCACGGTGCTCGACGCCAATGGCGCCGAGCAGTTGCTGGGGCGGGGCGACATGATCTTCATTCCTCCGGGAGCGGGCCGGCACATGCGGGTGCACGGCGCCTGGGTGTCCGACGACGAAGTCAAGGCCGTGTGCGAGTTCCTTCGCGCGCAGGGCACGGCCGTGTACGAGGAGGTGAAGCTCCCCGCCGACGGCGAGCCGGGCGGCGAGTCCGGCGAGGGGGCCGAGCGGGACGACCTCTACTGGGAGTGCGTGCGGCTGGTCATCGGCCAGCGGCAGGCCTCCATCTCGTTCCTGCAGCGCCGGATGGGCCTGGGCTATCCGAAGGCGGCCCGCTTCATCGACATGATGGAGCAAGACCGGATCATCGGGCCCGGGCAGGGCGCAAAGCCCCGGGAGATCCTGGTCGGTCCGGACTTCCTCGCCAAGCTGGGCAAGTAG
- a CDS encoding DUF6600 domain-containing protein — protein MLRTRTPAVIATVLALLVSSVGWTAEGPLAAGNPTTPPRLSFVDGQVSFWRPGAENWVAAQINTPLAPGDELYTGAPGNLEIQIGTRAWVRTWANTQLGLANLEPDFLQLKVTTGHVAVDVRRLDPGHTVEVDTPNGAFTIERTGYYRVTVAENRTSFITRRGGRATVTPANGAAAAIAPSEEAIVSGTEGAQVATSVAPPLDEWDRWNYARTDQLIDSVSARYVSGGIYGIDDLDHYGTWRVLEPYGPVWVPDNVPAGWAPYSTGAWTWHPGFGWTWVDTAPWGWAPYHYGRWVFVSGYWAWAPGPIVVAPVYAPALVAFLGSRPGVTVSVAGPAVGWVALGWGEPLVPWWGPVGFIGVPWWAGWGGPRIVNNVVMTRTTVVTAASITVYRNVGIQHGVIVIPRERFGRGPITRVRVRGVDPRRLEPIRETVGFSPVRASLTPHVVRAPRPPQTALKRPVISTRRPEDPARWLKPHGIEEKAPTATPRLVPKPARPDAAVAPRPAFGPSTIERPRSLQPPGFERQAPAAAKPGAAPRPVTPPAQGEARPARRPAAPQPTPSPRVESRPGAPAGVAPRPATPSPRVDTERLPGEPAKRLFPGRSVVRPRRDAQPSPGAPSDGPGIQERR, from the coding sequence ATGCTGCGCACCCGTACCCCGGCGGTGATTGCGACGGTGCTGGCTCTGCTGGTGTCGTCGGTGGGTTGGACCGCAGAGGGACCGCTCGCGGCCGGCAACCCGACGACGCCGCCACGTCTCAGCTTCGTCGATGGACAGGTGTCCTTCTGGCGGCCTGGTGCCGAGAACTGGGTGGCCGCGCAGATCAACACGCCGCTTGCCCCGGGCGACGAGCTGTACACCGGAGCGCCCGGTAATCTGGAGATCCAGATCGGAACCCGCGCGTGGGTGCGCACCTGGGCGAACACCCAGCTGGGCCTGGCGAACCTGGAGCCGGACTTCCTTCAGCTGAAGGTCACTACCGGCCACGTCGCCGTCGACGTCCGCAGGCTCGACCCGGGACACACCGTCGAGGTCGACACCCCGAACGGCGCCTTCACGATCGAGCGCACCGGCTACTACCGCGTCACCGTCGCCGAGAACCGGACCTCGTTCATCACCCGCCGGGGCGGCCGGGCTACCGTCACGCCCGCGAATGGTGCCGCGGCTGCCATCGCCCCGAGCGAGGAGGCCATCGTGTCGGGCACGGAGGGCGCGCAGGTCGCCACGTCCGTCGCACCGCCGCTCGACGAGTGGGACCGCTGGAACTACGCCCGCACCGATCAGCTCATCGACTCGGTGAGCGCGCGCTACGTGTCGGGCGGCATCTACGGCATCGACGACCTGGATCACTACGGCACCTGGCGAGTCCTCGAGCCCTACGGCCCGGTCTGGGTGCCCGACAACGTGCCGGCCGGCTGGGCGCCGTACAGCACTGGAGCCTGGACGTGGCACCCTGGCTTCGGCTGGACCTGGGTGGACACGGCCCCGTGGGGCTGGGCGCCCTATCACTATGGCCGCTGGGTGTTCGTCAGCGGCTACTGGGCGTGGGCGCCCGGGCCCATCGTGGTGGCTCCGGTCTATGCGCCGGCCCTGGTGGCCTTTCTCGGCAGCCGGCCGGGCGTGACGGTCAGCGTCGCCGGGCCAGCGGTAGGTTGGGTCGCCCTCGGGTGGGGAGAGCCGCTCGTTCCGTGGTGGGGCCCGGTCGGCTTCATCGGGGTGCCGTGGTGGGCGGGCTGGGGCGGGCCGCGGATCGTCAACAACGTCGTCATGACGCGCACTACCGTCGTGACCGCCGCCAGCATCACGGTGTACCGAAACGTCGGCATCCAGCACGGGGTGATCGTCATCCCGCGGGAGCGCTTCGGCCGTGGGCCGATCACTCGCGTCCGCGTCCGCGGCGTGGACCCGCGCCGCCTGGAGCCCATACGCGAGACGGTTGGCTTCTCACCCGTTCGCGCCAGCCTCACGCCCCATGTCGTCCGCGCCCCGCGTCCGCCCCAGACGGCGCTCAAGCGGCCGGTGATCAGCACCCGCCGGCCCGAGGACCCGGCACGCTGGCTGAAGCCTCACGGGATCGAGGAGAAGGCGCCGACGGCGACGCCGCGGCTGGTGCCGAAACCGGCGCGACCAGATGCAGCCGTGGCTCCGCGCCCGGCGTTCGGCCCCAGCACGATCGAGCGCCCCCGATCGCTCCAGCCACCAGGCTTCGAGAGGCAGGCACCGGCGGCGGCGAAGCCAGGCGCGGCCCCTCGGCCGGTGACGCCGCCCGCGCAAGGCGAGGCGCGACCTGCGCGCCGGCCAGCCGCACCTCAACCGACCCCGTCGCCTCGCGTGGAGTCGCGTCCAGGAGCGCCGGCCGGCGTCGCGCCTCGGCCCGCCACCCCGTCGCCACGCGTGGACACGGAGCGGCTGCCGGGCGAACCCGCGAAGCGTCTCTTCCCCGGACGGTCCGTGGTGAGGCCGCGACGGGATGCGCAGCCCTCCCCCGGCGCGCCCTCGGACGGTCCGGGCATCCAGGAGCGCAGGTAG
- a CDS encoding methyltransferase domain-containing protein — MEVVRSPALAKFLNVIEARGPAELLDLGPGIGPNIAFLGERIRCKIHVEDLYADLDRHVQMGMLDRFAQFLTTRLPLPDQSIDAVLCWDLFDYLQAGAATVLAGQLIRLLKPEGALHIFFSTVASNERCYTRYIIEDDEHLRYQRSPGACARERVLENRDIIRLFDRLRVSDSILLKSRLREMVFRKPDPARPREAEPSVAASSRGLTSRAWRAPSVTRPAPAP; from the coding sequence TTGGAGGTCGTTCGCAGCCCGGCGCTGGCCAAGTTCCTGAACGTGATCGAGGCTCGCGGGCCCGCCGAGCTGCTGGACCTCGGCCCCGGGATCGGCCCGAACATCGCCTTCCTCGGAGAGCGGATCCGCTGCAAGATCCACGTCGAGGACCTGTACGCCGATCTCGACCGCCACGTGCAGATGGGGATGCTGGATCGGTTTGCCCAGTTTCTGACCACGCGCTTGCCCCTGCCTGACCAGAGCATCGATGCGGTGCTGTGCTGGGACCTCTTCGATTATCTGCAGGCGGGGGCGGCGACGGTCCTGGCCGGGCAGCTGATCCGCCTGTTGAAGCCGGAGGGAGCGCTCCACATCTTCTTCAGCACTGTCGCCTCGAACGAGCGCTGCTACACGCGCTACATCATCGAGGACGACGAGCACCTGCGCTACCAGCGTTCCCCCGGGGCGTGCGCCCGCGAGCGGGTTCTGGAGAATCGCGACATCATCCGGCTGTTCGATCGGCTTCGCGTGTCGGACTCCATCCTCCTCAAGTCCCGGCTCCGCGAGATGGTCTTCCGGAAGCCGGACCCTGCCCGGCCTCGCGAAGCGGAGCCCAGCGTGGCGGCCAGCAGCCGGGGTCTCACGTCCCGGGCCTGGCGAGCCCCGTCCGTTACCCGCCCCGCTCCCGCCCCTTAG
- a CDS encoding polymer-forming cytoskeletal protein, translating into MTIGKSIVIKGELTGGEDLTIEGQVEGKVELRDHILTVGANGRIKAQVFAKSIVVLGQVTGNLTATEKVDIGQNGSVEGDVVAPRVAIADGAHFRGSIDMQRKDGSAPLGRTTSASKHDGKPIVPVTSTRDELASV; encoded by the coding sequence GTGACCATCGGAAAGAGCATCGTCATCAAGGGCGAGCTGACCGGCGGCGAGGATCTCACCATCGAGGGCCAGGTCGAAGGCAAGGTCGAGCTCCGCGACCACATCCTCACGGTGGGAGCGAACGGCCGCATCAAGGCCCAGGTCTTCGCCAAGTCCATCGTCGTGCTGGGCCAGGTCACCGGCAACCTCACGGCCACGGAAAAGGTCGACATCGGGCAGAACGGCTCGGTCGAAGGCGACGTCGTGGCGCCCCGCGTGGCCATCGCCGACGGGGCCCACTTCCGCGGCAGCATCGACATGCAACGGAAGGACGGCAGCGCTCCGCTGGGGCGGACGACCTCGGCGAGCAAGCACGACGGCAAGCCGATCGTCCCGGTGACGTCGACCCGCGATGAGCTGGCCAGCGTCTGA
- a CDS encoding cupin domain-containing protein: protein MVEPLTEMLARRIVRFVDRRPDWDAFADARVEGYRRAQHRYIGAGASGKADASVIPAEHFTLSVMFVPPGQGNAPHTHEVEEVFFVLEGKVRVFIQDERGARAEAVLGRWDCVSCPANVVHGFENVGLEPAYLQVMLGKAQPALMSYADAELQRTRDAHLSAPRP, encoded by the coding sequence ATGGTGGAACCACTGACCGAGATGCTCGCGCGCCGGATCGTCCGCTTCGTCGACCGCCGCCCCGACTGGGACGCCTTCGCCGATGCCCGCGTGGAGGGGTACCGCCGCGCCCAGCACCGCTACATCGGCGCCGGCGCGTCGGGCAAGGCCGACGCCAGCGTCATCCCGGCCGAACACTTCACGCTGAGCGTGATGTTCGTGCCGCCCGGCCAGGGCAACGCGCCCCACACCCACGAGGTGGAAGAAGTGTTCTTCGTCCTGGAGGGCAAGGTGCGCGTGTTCATCCAGGATGAGCGCGGCGCCCGCGCCGAGGCCGTGCTCGGACGCTGGGATTGCGTGTCGTGCCCGGCCAACGTCGTGCACGGCTTCGAGAACGTGGGGCTCGAGCCGGCCTACCTTCAAGTGATGTTGGGCAAGGCCCAGCCCGCCCTCATGAGCTACGCCGACGCCGAGCTACAGCGAACGCGCGACGCGCATCTGTCCGCGCCGCGCCCCTGA